A genomic segment from Fusarium keratoplasticum isolate Fu6.1 chromosome 10, whole genome shotgun sequence encodes:
- a CDS encoding Asparaginase: MPTKGIVVIYATGGTIAGAAPSSTSTATYQSGALKVDELIRGLPELEHVAEITSQQICNLGSPDLNSEILISLSQQIERDLLDDSVSGVVVTHGTDTIEETAFFLDLAIKSDKPVVLVGSMRPASSLSPDGPMNLLEAVRLASCKDAKGRGTMIVLNDRICSARFTTKINANRVDAFKAGDQGYLGTFENSMPNFFYPPVRANCWRHFDISRLDSSKGLPKVNILCGHPELEAELFAESIRCGAKGVVLAGMGAGCWSKDGGKAISKVREEGGLISIIASYRTAYGFVDSANELYGLGEWAIGGGFLNPPKCRIQLQLCLATGLAMGEIRKVFEAR; the protein is encoded by the coding sequence ATGCCTACCAAGGGCATAGTCGTCATCTACGCCACCGGCGGTACCATCGCCGGCGCTGCCCCCAGCAGCACATCCACAGCCACGTACCAGTCCGGCgccctcaaggtcgacgagtTGATTCGGGGGCTTCCCGAGCTAGAACATGTTGCTGAGATTACTAGCCAGCAGATCTGCAACTTGGGGAGTCCGGATCTAAACTCGGAGATACTAATCAGTCTGTCTCAGCAGATTGAAAGGGATCTCCTGGATGATTCCGTTTCTGGCGTTGTCGTTACTCATGGGACGGATACCATCGAAGAGACGGCCTTTTTTCTCGACTTGGCCATCAAGTCTGATAAGCctgttgttcttgttgggTCTATGCGGCCTGCTTCGTCGCTTAGTCCTGATGGACCCATGAACCTCCTCGAAGCTGTTCGTCTAGCGAGCTGTAAGGATGCCAAGGGGCGTGGCACAATGATTGTCCTCAACGATCGCATCTGCTCTGCTAGGTTCACGACAAAGATCAACGCCAACAGAGTTGATGCCTTCAAGGCTGGTGACCAAGGGTACCTGGGGACCTTTGAGAACTCGATGCCCAACTTCTTCTACCCGCCCGTGAGGGCAAACTGCTGGCGCCACTTTGACATTAGCCGCTTAGATTCCTCGAAAGGTTTGCCAAAGGTCAACATACTATGCGGGCATCCAGAACTCGAGGCTGAGCTATTCGCAGAGTCCATCAGATGCGGAGCAAAAGGCGTAGTCCTAGCCGGCATGGGAGCAGGATGCTGGTCCAAAGACGGAGGCAAAGCCATCAGCAAGgtccgagaagaaggaggtcTAATCTCGATAATTGCGAGTTATCGAACTGCGTACGGCTTTGTTGATAGTGCGAACGAGCTGTATGGGTTAGGGGAGTGGGCTATTGGAGGGGGGTTTCTTAACCCGCCCAAGTGTCGCATTCAGCTGCAGCTTTGTCTTGCGACGGGTCTTGCTATGGGTGAGATTCGAAAAGTTTTTGAGGCGCGGTGA
- a CDS encoding 2EXR domain-containing protein, translated as MEFHQFTRLPLELQIQIWEEYTPSGPAMHVFDVCFPSWQGEERAEQAFKESKAKREVADQYKKQVFFDRFESEHGAFDPSMYRAATSSRLINRAAYDIARNIEAKQETNTIYLPGRAQKITIPTSDVLMMRFREYPVDHTQLATETLACPPPIGEILQSQWSGDMASTLQRAKRIAIDVTETWATGLYGEMGFEEITFFASTIQKGLEVLYLVDDCAGRCKGCEREDIKAGGLQTRDQLWKDLNEDDETRPGDIVRAVSRRYVEVFDLEGLGWAEHPSYMFARIIGAAIRSQQRDDDKGKFQGVRILVVEDD; from the coding sequence ATGGAGTTCCATCAATTCACCAGACTCCCTCTGGAACTCCAGATTCAAATCTGGGAGGAATACACTCCTTCTGGCCCTGCCATGCACGTCTTCGACGTCTGCTTTCCCTCATGGCAGGGCGAAGAGCGTGCGGAACAGGCTTTCAAGGAGTCCAAAGCCAAGCGAGAAGTGGCCGATCAGTACAAGAAGCAGGTGTTTTTCGATCGCTTCGAATCAGAGCATGGCGCGTTTGATCCGAGCATGTATCGCGCCGCAACATCTTCACGGCTCATCAACCGCGCTGCATATGACATTGCGAGGAACATTGAAGCGAAACAAGAGACCAACACGATATACCTTCCTGGCCGTGCGCAAAAGATCACGATACCAACATCTGACGTGCTCATGATGCGCTTCCGTGAATATCCAGTCGACCATACTCAGCTGGCTACCGAGACACTGGCCTGTCCGCCGCCGATCGGGGAGATCCTTCAGAGCCAGTGGTCGGGCGACATGGCGTCGACTCTACAGCGGGCCAAGAGGATTGCCATTGATGTGACGGAGACGTGGGCAACGGGATTGTACGGAGAGATGGGTTTCGAGGAGATTACATTCTTTGCTTCCACGATTCAAAAGGGATTGGAGGTGTTGTATCTGGTTGATGACTGTGCGGGACGGTGCAAAGGATGTGAGAGAGAAGACATTAAGGCGGGGGGTCTTCAGACGAGGGATCAACTGTGGAAGGACCTAAATGAGGACGACGAAACAAGACCAGGTGATATTGTCCGCGCAGTCTCGAGACGCTATGTCGAGGTATTTGACCTCGAGGGACTCGGCTGGGCTGAGCATCCGTCGTACATGTTTGCGAGAATCATCGGCGCTGCCATACGGAGCCAACAACGAGACGACGATAAGGGCAAGTTTCAGGGGGTCAGAATCTTGGTAGTTGAGGACGATTGA
- a CDS encoding MHD domain-containing protein — MLSGVLIFNQKGENLIFRAFRNDCRPRLADVFRIQVISNAQVRSPILTLGSTTFSHVKHENIYLVAITKSNANAALVFEFLYRLIQLGKGYFGKFDEEAVKNNFVLVYELLDEIIDFGYPQNTETDTLKMYITTEGVKSESRREDTSKITMQATGALSWRKADVKYRKNEAFVDVIEDVNLLMSATGAVLRADVTGQIIMRAYLSGTPECKFGLNDRLLLDNDGLLSLPSGNKMGTKATKAAAGSVTLEDCQFHQCVKLGKFDSDRIISFVPPDGEFELMRYRATENVNLPFKVHAIVNEVGRSKVEYSIGVKANFGSKLFATNVIVKIPTPLNTAKITERCTQGKAKYEPSENNIVWKIGRFTGQSEYVLSAEAILTSMTNQRAWSRPPLSMNFSLLMFTSSGLLVRYLKVFEKSNYSSVKWVRYMTRAGSYEIRF; from the exons ATGTTGTCGggcgtcctcatcttcaaccaaAAGGGCGAGAACCTCATCTTCCGCGCCTTCCGCAACGACTGCCGTCCCCGTCTCGCCGACGTCTTCCGCATCCAGGTCATCTCCAACGCCCAAGTGCGCTCGCCCATCCTGACCCTCGGAAGCACCACCTTTAGCCATGTCAAGCACGAAAATATCTACCTGgtggccatcaccaagagcaaTGCCAACGCCGCTCTGGTCTTTGAGTTCCTCTACCGCCTGATCCAGCTCGGCAAGGGCTACTTTggcaagtttgacgaggaggctgtcaagaacAACTTTGTCCTGGTGTACGAGCTGCTAGACG AAATCATCGACTTTGGCTACCCCCAAAACACCGAGACCGACACCCTCAAGATGTACATCACCACCGAAGGCGTCAAGTCGGAATCCCGCCGCGAAGACACGTCCAAGATCACCATGCAGGCCACCGGCGCCCTCTCCTGGCGCAAGGCCGACGTAAAGTACCGTAAGAATGAGGCTTTCGTCGACGTGATCGAGGACGTCAACCTGCTCATGTCGGCCACCGGCGCCGTCCTGCGCGCCGACGTCACCGGCCAGATCATCATGCGCGCCTACCTCTCGGGCACCCCGGAGTGCAAGTTTGGCCTCAACGACCGGCTTCTGCTCGATAACGACGGCCTCCTGAGCCTCCCGAGCGGGAATAAGATGGGTACAAAGGCGACAAAGGCAGCAGCTGGCAGTGTCACCCTCGAGGACTGCCAGTTCCACCAGTGCGTCAAGCTGGGCAAGTTTGACAGCGATCGCATCATCAGCTTCGTCCCCCCGGACGGCGAATTCGAGCTCATGCGATACCGTGCCACCGAGAACGTTAATCTCCCCTTCAAGGTGCacgccatcgtcaacgaggTCGGCCGGTCCAAGGTGGAATACAGCATCggcgtcaaggccaactTTGGCTCCAAGCTGTTCGCCACAAACGTCATCGTCAAGATCCCGACGCCCCTCAACACGGCCAAGATCACGGAGCGCTGCACccagggcaaggccaagtacGAGCCCAGCGAGAACAACATTGTGTGGAAGATTGGCCGCTTCACGGGCCAGAGCGAGTACGTGCTCAgcgccgaggccatcctgACCAGCATGACCAACCAGAGAGCGTGGAGCCGACCACCGCTGAGCATGAACTTTAGCCTGCTCATGTTTACGAGCTCAGGGCTGCTGGTGAGGTATCTCAAGGTGTTTGAGAAGAGTAATTACTCGAGCGTCAAGTGGGTGCGGTACATGACGAGAGCAGGCTCGTATGAAATAAG ATTTTAA